A portion of the Kribbella jejuensis genome contains these proteins:
- a CDS encoding GNAT family N-acetyltransferase, with product MTLKLETDRLVIRDWEEDDADAALEIYGSADVAPWLSPAIDKVPDAATMRLILQSWIEAQPNFVVPAGRWAVARRDDGEVVGALLIRLLPPYEEDLEIGWQLRPSAWGHGYATEASRGLMRWAFSGGEVDELFAVARPQNTRAIATAKRLGMEWVGETDKYYDLNLQVYRIRASEFAD from the coding sequence GTGACGCTGAAGCTGGAGACGGACCGGCTCGTGATCCGGGACTGGGAGGAAGACGACGCCGACGCCGCGCTGGAGATCTACGGCTCCGCCGACGTGGCGCCCTGGCTGTCACCGGCCATCGACAAGGTGCCGGACGCCGCGACCATGCGGTTGATCCTGCAGTCCTGGATCGAGGCCCAGCCGAACTTCGTGGTTCCGGCCGGCCGCTGGGCGGTCGCGCGACGCGACGACGGTGAGGTCGTCGGCGCGTTGCTGATCCGGTTGCTCCCGCCGTACGAGGAGGATCTGGAGATCGGCTGGCAGCTGCGGCCGAGCGCCTGGGGTCACGGGTACGCGACCGAGGCGAGCCGCGGGCTGATGCGCTGGGCGTTCAGCGGCGGCGAGGTCGACGAGCTGTTCGCCGTCGCCCGCCCACAGAACACCCGCGCGATCGCGACCGCGAAACGCCTCGGGATGGAGTGGGTCGGCGAGACCGACAAGTACTACGACCTCAATCTCCAGGTGTACCGGATCCGCGCGTCCGAGTTCGCCGACTGA
- a CDS encoding heat shock protein transcriptional repressor HspR, with protein sequence MGIPFSQVPTWDDRTPIYVISVAAQLAGMHPQTLRQYDRLGLVVPSRASGRGRRYSAYDVAKLRYVQHLSQEEGVNLAGIRHILALQSEVEDLRRRVNQLLAEVQRGVGASRRPAASRVFSAGPAGDVIAMGRQQTTTRWIRTQPLELGPR encoded by the coding sequence ATGGGTATCCCGTTCAGCCAAGTGCCGACCTGGGACGACCGGACGCCGATCTACGTGATCTCGGTGGCGGCCCAGCTGGCCGGTATGCACCCGCAGACGTTGCGTCAGTACGACCGGCTCGGCCTGGTGGTGCCGAGCCGGGCGTCCGGGCGCGGCCGGCGCTACTCGGCGTACGATGTTGCCAAGCTGCGGTACGTGCAGCATCTCTCCCAGGAAGAAGGCGTCAACCTCGCGGGAATTCGGCATATTCTCGCGCTACAGTCCGAAGTGGAGGACCTGCGAAGGCGGGTCAACCAGCTACTGGCAGAGGTTCAACGCGGTGTCGGCGCCTCCCGGCGTCCCGCCGCCAGCCGGGTCTTCTCGGCCGGCCCCGCCGGCGACGTGATCGCCATGGGCCGGCAGCAGACCACGACCCGGTGGATCCGCACCCAGCCCCTGGAACTCGGCCCTCGCTGA
- a CDS encoding glycosyltransferase 87 family protein produces the protein MTIDLEKERVERRLPAATLVLTATILPALCLLVWHPWSANMGDLRVYYLSARAFVDGQDIYDIPGQGLGFTYPPFAALLFAPFSIGIGFARVLITVASASALLVIGWTTAKALRWGPLTALGIAFAALAFEPVRSTFGLGQVNLVLLALLMLDLVGPMPRRFRGVLIGVATGIKLTPGIFILFLLITRRFREAAVAAGTTVATMALAYAVMPRATIDFWTRYIFDPSRPGPAHYISNQSLHGAIARLAGGPAVPLWLLAATVVGVGGLLIARRLHDRGLPFEAVVVAALTGLLVSPISWTGHWVWIVPAAALTWSYCSKVLSWRTAWTVGLTAVFVSGLPWWLPFAHDQEFHYNAVQSVIANAYLLGAAGLIAQSANSDARIRYTWRLRS, from the coding sequence ATGACGATCGACCTCGAGAAGGAACGCGTCGAACGGCGCCTGCCGGCCGCGACGCTGGTGCTAACGGCAACGATCTTGCCGGCCCTCTGCCTACTGGTCTGGCACCCATGGAGCGCGAACATGGGCGACCTGCGGGTGTACTACCTGTCGGCACGTGCGTTCGTCGACGGGCAGGACATCTACGACATCCCAGGGCAGGGCCTCGGGTTCACATACCCGCCCTTCGCCGCGCTGCTGTTCGCGCCGTTCTCGATCGGTATCGGGTTCGCCCGGGTGCTGATCACGGTCGCGTCCGCGTCCGCGCTGCTGGTGATCGGCTGGACGACAGCGAAGGCGCTTCGCTGGGGACCGCTGACCGCACTGGGGATCGCCTTTGCCGCGTTGGCGTTCGAGCCAGTCCGGTCCACGTTCGGCCTCGGCCAGGTCAACCTGGTACTGCTCGCGCTGCTGATGCTCGACCTGGTCGGGCCGATGCCGCGCCGGTTCCGCGGCGTCCTGATTGGCGTTGCCACCGGCATCAAACTGACGCCGGGGATCTTCATCCTCTTCCTGCTCATCACCAGGCGGTTCCGCGAGGCCGCCGTCGCCGCCGGTACGACGGTCGCGACGATGGCCCTCGCGTACGCGGTGATGCCGCGGGCAACGATCGACTTCTGGACGAGGTACATCTTCGACCCGAGCAGGCCAGGACCGGCGCACTACATCAGCAACCAGTCGCTGCACGGCGCGATCGCCCGGTTGGCAGGCGGTCCCGCCGTACCCCTGTGGTTGCTTGCGGCAACCGTCGTCGGAGTCGGCGGACTGTTGATCGCCCGTCGGCTGCACGACCGTGGCCTGCCGTTCGAGGCGGTCGTGGTCGCCGCGCTGACCGGTCTGCTGGTCTCGCCGATCTCCTGGACCGGTCACTGGGTGTGGATCGTCCCCGCGGCCGCGCTCACCTGGTCGTACTGCTCCAAGGTGTTGTCGTGGCGTACGGCATGGACGGTCGGCCTGACCGCGGTGTTCGTGTCCGGGTTGCCGTGGTGGCTACCCTTCGCGCACGACCAGGAATTCCACTACAACGCCGTACAGTCGGTGATCGCGAACGCGTACCTGCTCGGCGCGGCCGGACTGATCGCTCAGTCGGCGAACTCGGACGCGCGGATCCGGTACACCTGGAGATTGAGGTCGTAG
- a CDS encoding response regulator transcription factor, whose protein sequence is MNPIKVMVVDDQDLVRDGIAMILDGQPDIEVVAQATDGADAVRQAAAILDLAVVLMDVRMPVMDGIEATRRLAGGPRVVILTTFDLDEYVYDALRAGASGFLLKRSSRDELINAVRVIAAGDALLAPPVTRRLIDRFAENQVDTETVAKLDALTAREREILVLVAKGNSNAEIAAELHLTEHTVKTHVSRMLAKTGARDRVQAVILAYNTGLVTAGRG, encoded by the coding sequence GTGAACCCGATCAAGGTGATGGTCGTCGACGACCAGGATCTGGTCCGGGACGGGATCGCGATGATCCTGGACGGGCAGCCGGACATCGAGGTGGTCGCGCAGGCGACCGACGGCGCGGACGCGGTCCGGCAGGCGGCCGCGATCCTGGACCTGGCCGTCGTCCTGATGGACGTCCGGATGCCGGTGATGGACGGGATCGAGGCGACCCGGCGGCTGGCCGGCGGTCCGCGGGTGGTGATCCTGACCACGTTCGACCTGGACGAATACGTGTATGACGCGCTCCGCGCCGGGGCGAGCGGCTTCCTGTTGAAGCGGTCGTCCCGCGACGAGCTGATCAACGCGGTCCGGGTGATCGCGGCCGGCGACGCGCTGCTGGCCCCGCCGGTCACCCGGCGGCTGATCGACCGGTTCGCCGAGAACCAGGTCGACACCGAGACCGTCGCCAAGCTCGACGCTCTCACCGCGCGTGAGCGGGAGATCCTCGTCCTGGTCGCGAAGGGCAACTCGAACGCCGAGATCGCCGCCGAACTCCACCTCACCGAGCACACGGTCAAGACCCACGTCAGCCGGATGCTCGCCAAGACCGGCGCCCGCGACCGGGTCCAGGCCGTCATCCTCGCCTACAACACCGGCCTGGTCACCGCCGGCCGCGGTTGA
- the dnaJ gene encoding molecular chaperone DnaJ, producing the protein MSTKDWIEKDFYKVLGVSKTAEQDEIKKAYRKLARQYHPDSNAGDTKAEAKFKEVSEAYDVVGDPKKRKEYDEARRLFGSGGFRMPGGSGQGGGFDFNVGDLFNRGGQGGGSGLGDILGGMFGGGGRTTTTSTTARPRRGQDIETEATIEFAEAVNGVTVGLRMTSDEPCPTCRGTGAKYGTVPKVCLKCEGTGMQTSVQGGVFAMTEPCTECKGRGLVVDQPCETCHGSGRGQSSRTMQVRIPAGVQDGQRIRLKGKGAAGERGGPAGDLYVTVHVKPHRIFGRQGEHLTLNVPVSFTEAALGAEIKVPTLDGMPVTVRIPAGTANGSKLRVRGKGSVRRDGTKGDLLLTLEVQVPHELTDEQKEKLQEFNSASEHPDLRAGLFGSA; encoded by the coding sequence ATGAGCACGAAGGACTGGATCGAGAAGGACTTCTACAAGGTTCTCGGCGTCTCCAAGACCGCCGAGCAGGACGAGATCAAGAAGGCCTACCGCAAGCTCGCGCGGCAGTACCACCCGGACTCCAACGCCGGCGACACCAAGGCGGAGGCCAAGTTCAAGGAGGTCTCCGAGGCGTACGACGTGGTCGGCGACCCCAAGAAGCGCAAGGAGTACGACGAGGCGCGCCGGCTGTTCGGCAGCGGCGGCTTCCGGATGCCGGGTGGTAGTGGCCAGGGCGGCGGCTTCGACTTCAACGTCGGCGACCTGTTCAACCGCGGCGGCCAGGGCGGTGGCAGCGGGCTCGGCGACATCCTGGGCGGGATGTTCGGCGGCGGTGGCCGGACCACGACCACCTCGACGACGGCCCGGCCGCGGCGCGGCCAGGACATCGAGACCGAGGCGACGATCGAGTTCGCCGAGGCCGTGAACGGTGTCACCGTCGGGCTCCGGATGACCAGCGACGAGCCGTGTCCGACCTGTCGCGGTACTGGCGCGAAGTACGGCACCGTGCCCAAGGTCTGCCTGAAGTGCGAAGGCACCGGTATGCAGACCTCGGTCCAGGGCGGCGTGTTCGCGATGACCGAGCCGTGCACCGAGTGCAAGGGCCGCGGTCTGGTCGTCGACCAGCCGTGCGAGACCTGCCACGGCTCCGGCCGCGGCCAGTCGAGCAGGACCATGCAGGTCCGCATCCCCGCGGGCGTGCAGGACGGTCAGCGGATCCGGTTGAAGGGCAAGGGCGCGGCCGGCGAGCGTGGTGGCCCCGCGGGCGACCTGTACGTCACCGTGCACGTGAAGCCGCACCGGATCTTCGGCCGGCAGGGTGAGCACCTGACGCTGAACGTCCCGGTGAGCTTCACCGAGGCGGCGCTGGGTGCCGAGATCAAGGTTCCGACCCTGGACGGCATGCCGGTCACGGTCCGGATCCCGGCCGGTACGGCGAACGGCAGCAAGCTGCGGGTCCGCGGCAAGGGTTCGGTCCGCCGGGACGGGACCAAGGGCGACCTGCTGCTCACCCTCGAGGTGCAGGTACCGCACGAGCTGACCGACGAGCAGAAGGAAAAGCTGCAGGAGTTCAACTCCGCCTCGGAGCATCCTGATCTGCGGGCCGGGTTGTTCGGGAGCGCCTGA
- the grpE gene encoding nucleotide exchange factor GrpE has translation MTDRPTGAEFGDGEPVIRDKRRIDPETGKLREPSQGASAAGGPGDASGPGGAGGSGGPGGQQPPRDPSDLIGPSAQEALLTEALSERTADLQRLQAEYVNYKRRVDRDREAARELVVGSVLTELLGILDDIGRAREAGELEGAFKAVAESLERVTEKLGLVKFGEKGDTFDPRIHEALLHNYSDEVDGPTATMIMQPGYRLGERILRAARVAVSEPTEQLPADATKADVPVENIDDDKPADDSAE, from the coding sequence GTGACGGATCGACCGACCGGGGCTGAGTTCGGCGACGGCGAGCCCGTCATCCGCGACAAGCGCCGGATCGACCCGGAGACCGGCAAGCTGCGGGAGCCCTCGCAAGGGGCTTCCGCGGCGGGCGGCCCCGGCGACGCCAGTGGCCCGGGTGGCGCCGGTGGGTCTGGTGGCCCCGGTGGCCAGCAGCCGCCGCGGGACCCGTCGGACCTGATCGGTCCGTCGGCCCAGGAGGCCCTGCTGACCGAGGCGCTGTCGGAGCGTACGGCGGACCTGCAGCGACTGCAGGCCGAGTACGTGAACTACAAGCGCCGGGTCGACCGGGACCGCGAGGCGGCCCGCGAGCTGGTGGTCGGCAGCGTGCTCACCGAGCTGCTCGGGATCCTGGACGACATCGGCCGGGCCCGCGAGGCGGGTGAGCTGGAAGGCGCGTTCAAGGCGGTCGCCGAGTCGCTGGAGCGGGTCACCGAGAAGCTCGGCCTGGTGAAGTTCGGCGAGAAGGGCGACACCTTCGACCCGCGGATCCACGAGGCCCTGCTGCACAACTACTCCGACGAGGTCGACGGCCCGACCGCGACGATGATCATGCAACCGGGCTACCGGCTCGGCGAGCGGATCCTGCGGGCGGCCCGGGTGGCCGTGTCGGAGCCGACCGAACAGCTGCCGGCCGACGCCACCAAGGCCGACGTACCGGTGGAGAACATTGATGACGACAAGCCCGCGGACGATTCCGCGGAGTAG
- the clpB gene encoding ATP-dependent chaperone ClpB: MDVQRLTTLARETLSVAIRQTSAAGNPTVEPIHLLSALLAQPEGTTIGLLEAAGGDLDAVRRKTAEQLSRLPKASGGSVQAPSLSPKTGDVLNQAEQRALGLGDEYVSTEHLLIALATVETPARSALGVTADALLKAFDEMRGNRRITSPEAEGTTKTLEKYGVDLTERARDGKLDPVIGRDSEIRRVVQVLSRRTKNNPVLIGEPGVGKTAVVEGLAQRIIAGDVPESLRGRRLISLDLGAMVAGAKYRGEFEERLKAVLTEIKESDGQIITFIDELHTVVGAGASGEGAMDAGNMLKPMLARGELRMIGATTLDEYRTRIEKDPALERRFQQVFVGEPSVEDSIAILRGLKERYEAHHKVAISDSALVAAATLSNRYISGRQLPDKAIDLVDEAASRLRMEIDSSPVEIDSLRRTVDRLKMEELALSREEDASSQERLERLRADLADREEELRALEARWEREKSGLNRVGEIKERIDELRGQAERAQRDGDLETASRLLYGEIPQLTKELEEAADAEEEVAEGPEAMVNEEVGPTEIAEVIAMWTGIPTGRLLEGETGKLLRMEDELGHRLIGQRTAVKAVSDAVRRARAGISDPDRPTGSFLFLGPTGVGKTELAKALADFLFDDERAMVRIDMSEYSEKHSVARLVGAPPGYVGYEEGGQLTEAVRRRPYSVILLDEVEKAHPEVFDILLQVLDDGRLTDGQGRTVDFRNVILILTSNLGSAYLADMSLDDKVKRDQVMAVVRTSFKPEFINRLDEIVLFDALGSEELTQIVGLQIDSLQRRLTDRRITLDVDEGAMEWLAMTGYDPVYGARPLRRLVQSAIGDELARSLLDGRVRDGETVRVTLNEAKDALEVSAA; the protein is encoded by the coding sequence ATGGACGTTCAGCGGTTGACGACCCTGGCCCGGGAAACCCTGTCGGTCGCGATCCGTCAGACCTCCGCGGCGGGTAACCCGACCGTGGAACCGATTCACCTGCTGTCCGCGCTGCTCGCGCAGCCCGAGGGCACCACGATCGGTCTGCTCGAGGCGGCCGGTGGCGACCTCGACGCGGTCCGCCGCAAGACCGCCGAGCAGCTGAGCCGGCTGCCGAAGGCGAGCGGTGGCAGCGTGCAGGCGCCCAGCCTGTCGCCGAAGACCGGTGACGTGCTGAACCAGGCGGAGCAGCGGGCGCTCGGACTGGGTGACGAGTACGTGTCCACCGAGCATCTGCTGATCGCGCTCGCGACCGTCGAGACGCCGGCCCGGTCCGCGCTCGGTGTGACCGCGGACGCGCTGCTGAAGGCGTTCGACGAGATGCGCGGCAATCGCCGGATCACCTCGCCGGAGGCCGAAGGCACCACCAAGACGCTGGAGAAGTACGGCGTCGACCTGACCGAGCGGGCCCGCGACGGCAAGCTCGACCCGGTGATCGGCCGGGACTCCGAGATCCGGCGGGTGGTGCAGGTGCTGTCGCGCCGGACCAAGAACAACCCGGTGCTGATCGGTGAGCCCGGCGTCGGCAAGACCGCCGTTGTCGAGGGGCTGGCCCAGCGGATCATCGCGGGCGACGTCCCCGAGTCGCTGCGCGGCCGCCGGCTGATCAGTCTCGACCTCGGCGCGATGGTCGCGGGTGCGAAGTACCGCGGTGAGTTCGAGGAGCGGCTGAAGGCCGTGCTGACCGAGATCAAGGAGTCCGACGGTCAGATCATCACGTTCATCGACGAGCTGCACACGGTCGTCGGCGCCGGCGCGTCCGGTGAGGGCGCGATGGACGCCGGCAACATGCTGAAGCCGATGCTGGCCCGCGGCGAGCTGCGGATGATCGGTGCGACCACGCTGGACGAGTACCGGACGCGGATCGAGAAGGACCCGGCCCTGGAGCGCCGGTTCCAGCAGGTGTTCGTGGGTGAGCCTTCGGTCGAGGACTCGATCGCGATCCTGCGTGGCCTGAAGGAGCGGTACGAGGCGCACCACAAGGTCGCGATCTCCGACTCCGCGCTGGTGGCCGCGGCGACCCTGTCGAACCGGTACATCAGCGGCCGGCAGCTGCCGGACAAGGCGATCGACCTGGTCGACGAGGCCGCATCCCGGCTGCGGATGGAGATCGACTCCTCCCCGGTCGAGATCGACTCGCTGCGGCGTACCGTCGATCGGCTGAAGATGGAGGAGCTCGCGCTGTCCCGCGAGGAGGATGCCTCGTCGCAGGAGCGGCTGGAGCGGCTGCGCGCCGACCTCGCCGACCGCGAGGAGGAGCTGCGGGCGCTCGAGGCCCGGTGGGAGCGGGAGAAGTCCGGCCTGAACCGGGTCGGCGAGATCAAGGAGCGGATCGACGAGCTCCGCGGGCAGGCCGAACGCGCCCAGCGCGACGGTGACCTGGAGACCGCGTCCCGGTTGCTGTACGGCGAGATCCCGCAGCTCACCAAGGAGCTCGAGGAGGCCGCCGACGCCGAGGAAGAGGTTGCCGAGGGCCCCGAAGCGATGGTGAACGAGGAGGTCGGCCCGACCGAGATCGCCGAGGTGATCGCGATGTGGACCGGCATCCCGACCGGCCGGCTGCTGGAGGGCGAGACCGGCAAGCTGCTCCGGATGGAGGACGAGCTCGGTCACCGGCTGATCGGCCAGCGCACCGCGGTCAAGGCCGTGAGCGACGCCGTCCGCCGGGCCCGCGCGGGTATCTCGGACCCGGACCGGCCGACCGGTTCGTTCCTGTTCCTCGGTCCGACCGGTGTCGGCAAGACCGAGCTGGCCAAGGCGCTCGCCGACTTCCTGTTCGACGACGAGCGGGCGATGGTCCGCATCGACATGTCGGAGTACAGCGAGAAGCACAGCGTCGCGCGGCTCGTCGGTGCCCCGCCCGGGTACGTCGGGTACGAAGAGGGCGGTCAGCTGACCGAAGCGGTCCGCCGGCGTCCGTACTCGGTGATCCTGCTCGACGAGGTGGAGAAGGCGCACCCCGAGGTCTTCGACATCCTGCTGCAGGTGCTCGACGACGGGCGGCTGACCGACGGCCAGGGCCGGACGGTCGACTTCCGCAACGTGATCCTGATCCTGACCAGCAACCTCGGCTCGGCGTACCTGGCCGACATGTCGCTGGACGACAAGGTCAAGCGGGACCAGGTGATGGCGGTCGTACGGACGTCGTTCAAGCCGGAGTTCATCAACCGGCTGGACGAGATCGTGCTGTTCGACGCGCTCGGCAGCGAGGAGCTGACGCAGATCGTCGGCCTGCAGATCGACAGCCTGCAGCGGCGGCTCACCGACCGGCGGATCACGCTGGACGTCGACGAGGGCGCGATGGAGTGGCTGGCGATGACCGGGTACGACCCGGTCTACGGCGCCCGTCCGCTGCGCCGGCTGGTGCAGTCCGCGATCGGCGACGAGCTCGCCCGCAGCCTGCTGGACGGCAGGGTCCGCGACGGCGAGACCGTACGCGTGACCCTCAACGAGGCCAAGGACGCGTTGGAAGTCTCAGCCGCATGA
- a CDS encoding sensor histidine kinase — MQRLWRSFWPDVAFAVAGLVSLQPRATDGSARGWPDAPLWLRLVLMVVPLLIAVRRIEPAVALPGLIGGAYLAGLLGQPDWFLLAGSVLALWSLAGRCRVPTVLAVAGLSAALPLLLNQLRGTLMRFIYAPSDEGYNYLSIHGWQRWQAILVVVVALVFLVIRRRSWAQAVTATERLDDLREFLRGPQYNHHRDVLLAVAACGLVLTEIGQDLIEGNWWSAPHWMPYAVAYASLVLVLRRVPALPVVILAVAALIANWQASTPILTLYCAFGLSLYRLVVLPARNQSLRWTVPTAITVLAAMPLITWRMRYPVMAQIFPRIKHSILDQRADGILHNSDYEAIVRHQWPISFALTLLLPICAGIAFRLYRRNVQAAQREAELEQAATEREAARVVLTERSYIARDLHDVVAHAVNLMVIQAETGPDLVRRGEDDVLAGFQRIGDAGRRALSELDRLLSALRDADGVPDPQLAPQPGLADLSQLVTDVSDGHLPIALDVSGDPVGPPEGQQLAAYRLVQEALTNVVRHAKASAAQVLVRVEDAGVWVEVTDDGSGFDVAAAARGTRHGLAGMRERVRIEGGTLDVRSTPGAGTTVAAWFPVGGGR; from the coding sequence GTGCAGCGGCTGTGGCGATCATTCTGGCCGGACGTCGCGTTCGCGGTGGCCGGCCTCGTCAGCCTGCAACCGCGGGCGACGGACGGAAGCGCCCGCGGCTGGCCGGACGCGCCGCTGTGGCTCCGCCTGGTGCTGATGGTGGTGCCCCTGCTGATCGCGGTCCGCCGGATCGAGCCCGCGGTGGCGCTGCCTGGCCTGATCGGTGGCGCCTACCTGGCCGGCCTCCTCGGCCAGCCGGACTGGTTCCTGCTGGCCGGGTCCGTGCTCGCCCTGTGGTCGCTGGCCGGTCGCTGCCGGGTCCCGACGGTGCTCGCCGTGGCCGGCTTGTCGGCCGCACTGCCGCTGCTGCTGAATCAGCTCCGCGGCACCCTGATGCGGTTCATCTACGCGCCGTCGGACGAGGGTTACAACTACCTCAGCATCCATGGATGGCAACGCTGGCAGGCGATTCTCGTGGTCGTTGTCGCGCTCGTGTTCCTGGTGATCCGCCGGCGCAGCTGGGCGCAGGCCGTCACCGCGACGGAGCGACTGGACGACCTGCGAGAGTTCCTGCGCGGGCCGCAGTACAACCACCACCGCGACGTACTGCTGGCTGTTGCCGCGTGCGGACTGGTGCTGACCGAGATCGGCCAGGACCTGATCGAGGGCAACTGGTGGAGCGCCCCGCACTGGATGCCCTACGCCGTGGCATACGCCTCCCTGGTTCTCGTACTGCGACGTGTGCCGGCGCTGCCCGTGGTGATCCTGGCGGTCGCCGCCCTGATCGCGAACTGGCAGGCGTCCACGCCGATCCTGACCCTGTACTGCGCCTTCGGTCTCTCGCTGTACCGGTTGGTCGTGCTGCCGGCCCGCAATCAGAGCCTGCGCTGGACGGTGCCCACAGCAATCACTGTGCTCGCCGCGATGCCGCTGATCACCTGGCGGATGCGGTACCCGGTGATGGCGCAGATCTTCCCGCGGATCAAGCACAGCATCCTCGATCAGCGGGCAGACGGCATCCTCCACAACTCGGACTACGAGGCGATCGTCAGGCACCAGTGGCCGATCAGCTTCGCGCTGACGTTGCTGCTGCCGATCTGCGCCGGCATCGCGTTCCGCCTGTACCGGCGCAACGTGCAGGCCGCACAGCGTGAGGCCGAGCTCGAACAGGCCGCGACCGAACGCGAAGCGGCCCGGGTCGTGCTGACCGAGCGTTCGTACATCGCCCGCGACCTGCACGACGTCGTCGCGCACGCGGTGAACCTGATGGTGATCCAGGCCGAGACCGGGCCGGACCTGGTACGGCGCGGCGAGGACGACGTACTCGCCGGGTTCCAGCGGATCGGGGACGCGGGACGGCGGGCGCTGAGCGAGCTGGACCGGTTGTTGTCGGCGCTGCGGGACGCGGACGGCGTACCGGATCCGCAGCTGGCGCCGCAGCCTGGTCTGGCCGATCTGTCACAGTTGGTGACGGATGTGTCGGACGGTCATCTCCCGATCGCGCTCGACGTCTCGGGTGATCCGGTCGGTCCGCCCGAGGGGCAGCAGCTGGCGGCGTACCGGCTGGTGCAGGAGGCGTTGACGAACGTCGTACGGCACGCGAAGGCGTCGGCGGCGCAGGTACTGGTACGGGTCGAGGACGCGGGGGTGTGGGTCGAGGTGACCGACGACGGGAGCGGGTTCGACGTGGCGGCGGCCGCGCGCGGGACCCGGCACGGGCTGGCCGGGATGCGCGAACGGGTCCGGATCGAGGGCGGCACGCTGGACGTCCGGAGTACGCCGGGAGCGGGAACGACCGTCGCCGCCTGGTTTCCGGTCGGAGGCGGAAGGTGA